In Hugenholtzia roseola DSM 9546, the sequence GACTGGCGAATGGCATCGAGTTCGGAAAGTCCAAGTGGCGTGTTGGGTAAAATCAGGGCAGGATAAAGGTGTTTGCCGCTGCCATCAATTCGCTCCGCTCCTTCGAGCAAGGTGGCTGCCTCTCCTGTTTCTATTTGGGTGATGCGCCCTTCTTCAAAGCGCAACGTCGCCTTTTCCAATACATTGCCTTTGCCGTCGTGCAGGGTTACATTTTGAATGACGATAGCTTTTTGCTGTGGCGAAGCAGGTAGCGGCACTTGTGCGCTGCCCCAAGGCAAGGGCGTTAGGAAGGCAAACAAAAGGCAGAAACCAAAGGGCAGTCTTAGCGACTGATAAAAAGCGGAATAGCTATTTTTTTGTATCATCTTTTTGTGTCATTTTTTTGTATCGTATTTTTGTATCCAAACCAAAAGAAACCAAAGACAAGCCAGCGGATAGGTAGTTAGATTCGGCATCACCTTCAAATCAAGCACACACAAATCAAAAACGCACCCTTTCCGACGGACAAAAACAAAAATAGCGTTTATTTTCGATTTGTAACACCATTCTTATTTGTTTTTCGCATAAAGGATACAAAAGGTCAAGATTTTCGCCTCCAACGTGAGTGTTTTTTTTCGGAAAACCTTTTTACTTCACCTCACCTATCCATTCTTTTTCGCGCTCGGAAAGTTCCTCTTCTTTTAAAAGTTTGAGATACTTTTCAGCACTATCTTCCTGATTGCCTTGTTTGAATCGTACTTTATAGAGCCAAAGCAGAGCGGTTATGCGAAGGTTGCGATTCAGGGAAGTCTTCTTTGAGGTAGCATTTCTGGCAACCTGCTCATCAAAGCCTTTGTAGTCTAACATTTCAAAGGCTACATCATAGAGGTCGGCTAAATGGGGCGAATCGGGCGCATTATTTAAAATCGCCTCCGTTTCTTGGACAAAATCGCTGCCGTAAATGTCTTCAAAACGCATCTTATACCAAGATTTGTAAAGCGCAACGGCAGGGCTATTCGAGCCTACTCTACTTTCAAGTTCTTCTATGTATTGCAACATAGCGGTACGGTCTTTCATTTTATTGCAAAGCAGTATCATAAAATACAAACTTTGTAGGTAAGCATCTTGCTCTACCACAGCCCCCCCGATATTGAGGCTTGCCATGTATGCTTGGTGGTGGTCGAAGGCATCTTTGAAGAAGCCCTTGTGGAAAGCTGCCTGCCCTGCCACGTAATTTTTGAGGCTGCTTAGTTTATCCGACACCTGCTCGCTCGCCGCCTCTGCCTTTGCCCAATGCGCGTTTGCGGTTTGGAAGTTGCCATTATGGAACAAGACCTGCGCAACAAGTAAGTGGAGATGCAGGCTTGCCTCGTCTTGTTTTTGGTGGTAATCTAAAAAATTACGCGCCTTCAACACAAAATCGCTTGTAGATACCGAATATAAAGCCAAAATCCTTTCATAATCAGAAAGATAGCTGGCTTCTTCTGCCATAGATAGGGCTTTTTCTTCTGTTCGGGCTTCTTCCTTCAAAGTAGGCAAGGCATCGAGGGCAGTGCAATTTATATCGCCATTTTCAAGCTGCTGACCGTAATTAAAGGCATCTTTATAGAGTTTGTCGCTGGGTTGTGCGCGTTCCAAAATGTAGCGGACATCTTCACACGCCAAATTATCGTATTTTGATTCATTTATCACAAAATAAGCCTCCAATCGCAAAAACACCAACTCTAAAATGCGCGGATGACGGCTATTGGTATTGATAAAATTAGTCGCAAATTGAATAGCCTCTATCAACTGAATTTTGTCTTGTGGCTGCCCTACGCCCAAATCTTTACAACAACGCACGTAATCGAGAAGCGCGTCGAAGCCGAAGGGGGTCTTGTTAAAATTTTGTGCCACATACAAATAATTCCGCAACGCTTGTTCGTCTTTTTGCACAAAATAAAGCAATCTGCCCCAATGGTAATAAGCCTGCGCCTGCAAATACTGCCCCTCATTTGTCGAGGTGTTAGCCGTCTGGTCGATGACCTGATTGTAGTGCAACTCTGCCTGCTCGAAGGCGAAGTCTTCGCTCTGCCTGACGGTTGCGGTGTAAGAATCGGCAAGCAACAGTTCCGCCTCTGCCTTGATGTAAAGTTTGTCGTCAAATTCAGTAGAGCCAACACAGGCAGATAGATGCCCGATTGCTGCCTGATAATTTTTAGCATTAAAGGCGGCAAGCCCTAAATAATAGCGGCTATAATCGCGATAATAGGGCAGGGTTATTTTATTGAAATAATAAAGACTTTTTTCTATCTCTGCGCCCCTATCCTGCAAATTTTGTAAAAAATAGGAAACCCCCATTTTAAAATACAACTCTGAACGGCTTGGCTCTTTTAGCGGCTCTCTTTCTAAAAGTTCGTAATAACCCAAAGCCTTTTTATAAAAACCCTGATTGAAGGCTTTATCGCCCAAAAGTGTCAGATATTGTTGTAATAGTTGCTGTAATTCGGGCTGCGCTACTACCTCGCGCTGCAAACTTTTCAAAGCCAATACTTCGTCTTCTTTGAAAAAGGCTTCATACCAGGCTTTCTTGATATTTGTCCAATAAAAACCTGTGGGAAAGAGTTGGAAATATTCATCTGCGCCCTGCTTCACTTGGGCGTAGTTGCCCAAAAGTTGATAGAGGCTTATGATATGATACAATGCCTTTTCCTGACAAATGCGCGAGGTTTCCTGATTTTCAAGACGGATATGATAAGCACCCTTATACATATCCAAAGCCGCTTCTTTTTGCCCTTCCTGCTGATAGATAAGTGCTAAGTGGTAGTATGCCACTTGGGTAAGCGAATCCTGCACCTGCTCCTGAACGACCTGCTGCAAATAGCCTTGCGCCTGCTCTTTTTGGGCATCTTGCAACAAACAATTTCCTATCATAAAGGCAACTTCGCGTCGCTGGGGGTCTGTTTGGTGCAATCGCTCGTAATAGCGTTGGTAAAAATCCGCTGCCTGCGTCCATTTATTTTTGTTGTATAGCGAATTAGCGGCGATATAGTAGTGCTTTTTATCGAAAACCTCTTTCTGTTCTATAAAAGAAATAAGCGTTTCTACCAACTGTTCCTCGTTCTTGGCTTTCAGATGGCTATCGAGTATCAAATCATTGGCACTCTGCACATAATTAGGCTTTTCCTTCGCCTGCTTCATCACCTCTGCTACCAAATCATACTGCTGCAATTTGTAATAAGAAACGCCCAAATAGTAGGCAAAGTCGGGACAATGGGTCTGACAATGCTGTTGCATTTCTCGCGCCACCTGAATTGCCTCGCGATAGCGTTCAATTTTTGTGAGGGAATAGACAAACTGAAACCTCAATTTTTCGTCTTCGGGGCGCATCACACGTCTGGTCTTGTTTAGGTCTTCTAATAAGAAAACGACCTGACGATAATTCTGGGTACGAAAGAAAAAATCTGCCGCTTCCTTTTTGAGAGCCTCTGCCTGTACGGAATTGGGGTAGTGAAGAAAAAAAAGCGACAAAGAATTTTTAAGTTCCTCTTCTTCCCTGTTTTGCATTTTTTTCCGTATCTGTGCCGCCGCCTGCGCTTCTGAAAGCAAGGGCATTGCCTCACTTTTATTGTGTCCAAGTGCCTCTTTTTCTGTTTCGAAGGGTTCGATTCTACGCACGCCAAAGGGCGTATGTTGCGAAAATAAAGGGCAGGCGAGTAGCCCTACGAAAGCGGCATTTGTAATACCCATCAGAAGCGAGCGATAAATATCAAGTCTTGACAAAATAATGCGCTTTTAGGTAAAGGAATGGGATTAGTGAAAAAACAACTCGAAGTTATCTAAAAACTTGCTAAAACACAAATAGTTTGGCACTTTTTCACTTCTTTTTTCAAAAAACAAAGCCAATGCCTGCCTAAAAAGTGGCACAAGAGCTAAGGGCAAAAGATTCGCATTTGCCAAATCTTTTTGAAAAGTGAAAAGTAATCAGGAGTGAGAAGGAGGTTTGACTACACAATAAAAGTGAGAAGGGACTTATCAGTCGCTTTTAAGTTTTGGGCAAAGATACACAAAAATTCTTTTTTTCTCATTTTTCTCGCACCCCTACAAAGGCTTTTCTTAGGCTCTTGTGGCAAAGGGGAACTTTTTTGTAGGACTTTTTAGGGAGCTACACAACTGAAAACAAAGGTTTTCATAGACAGAAACAGAAAATTACGCCTTTTTTGGCTGTAAAAAAAAATGCAATTTCACCCAAAAACTAACATGACCGCAAAAAAGAAAACGGTTTAAAAAACAGGCTTTTTTTTCTTAGGAAAAACAGTTGGCGAGGCGAAAAATGCAGATTTTTTGAGCAAATTTAAAGAAAATACACAAAAAAACACAGTTCTTTGCCCTACCTTTTGCCTGCCAGAAAAGCAAAAAATCCTAAAAACAAAGCCCCTGTGTAAAAGTTTTAGGCACAGCGGCGAAAAAGTAGAGCTGCCTTTTCTAATTTTTTAACTAAAAAAAAACCGCCTTTCCCAACGGCAAAAAAACAAAAAAACAGGTCTAAAATCGCTTTATTATGCAGTTGGGGGCTTTGAAAAGGCAAATATTGGCGTTTTGCTTACTTAAAAAGTGCCGCTCCGCGTGGCTTTACTATTTAGGTTTTTAGTTTTTTTTATTCATATCAAATCCTAATTTTTCATCTCCCCCTCCCCAAGTAGGCTTTTGGGGCGAAATATTTTAGTCTATTTATCGCTTGCATGTAAGTTTTTTTGAAAAAAACGATAAAATAGCGAAAAAAGTAGCTTTTTTTCCTCTTACACACCGCTTTTTAGCAGAAATATAGAAAAAAAATTGCGCTTATACTTGTATATTATTTGATAAAGCAGTATGTTTGCATTGTAGAAAGTTCTACACAGCACCCCTTTATTTGAAATAAACTTTTTCAAACTTCTTAATTCACATTGGTTATGTCTCAGAACTCAACAAAAGAAGAATCAATCGTATTAGGCGTGATTGAACTCGCTTCACAAATTTTGAAAAGAAGCAGCAACATCACACGCAGAGCTGGTCTTACTACCCAACAGTGGCTCATTTTGCTTTACATCAAAAATGACCCCAATATCCCTTTGAGCCGCGAGCGCAACTTGCATCATGGCGTTTTGGCTTCTGACATTGCAGACGCATTGAACGTTTCACGCCCTAATGTAACGAACCTTATCCACTCTTTGGTAGAAAAGGATTTGATTACACAGACACGCGACGAAGACGACAAGCGTCGTAAGCGTTTG encodes:
- a CDS encoding tetratricopeptide repeat protein — protein: MSRLDIYRSLLMGITNAAFVGLLACPLFSQHTPFGVRRIEPFETEKEALGHNKSEAMPLLSEAQAAAQIRKKMQNREEEELKNSLSLFFLHYPNSVQAEALKKEAADFFFRTQNYRQVVFLLEDLNKTRRVMRPEDEKLRFQFVYSLTKIERYREAIQVAREMQQHCQTHCPDFAYYLGVSYYKLQQYDLVAEVMKQAKEKPNYVQSANDLILDSHLKAKNEEQLVETLISFIEQKEVFDKKHYYIAANSLYNKNKWTQAADFYQRYYERLHQTDPQRREVAFMIGNCLLQDAQKEQAQGYLQQVVQEQVQDSLTQVAYYHLALIYQQEGQKEAALDMYKGAYHIRLENQETSRICQEKALYHIISLYQLLGNYAQVKQGADEYFQLFPTGFYWTNIKKAWYEAFFKEDEVLALKSLQREVVAQPELQQLLQQYLTLLGDKAFNQGFYKKALGYYELLEREPLKEPSRSELYFKMGVSYFLQNLQDRGAEIEKSLYYFNKITLPYYRDYSRYYLGLAAFNAKNYQAAIGHLSACVGSTEFDDKLYIKAEAELLLADSYTATVRQSEDFAFEQAELHYNQVIDQTANTSTNEGQYLQAQAYYHWGRLLYFVQKDEQALRNYLYVAQNFNKTPFGFDALLDYVRCCKDLGVGQPQDKIQLIEAIQFATNFINTNSRHPRILELVFLRLEAYFVINESKYDNLACEDVRYILERAQPSDKLYKDAFNYGQQLENGDINCTALDALPTLKEEARTEEKALSMAEEASYLSDYERILALYSVSTSDFVLKARNFLDYHQKQDEASLHLHLLVAQVLFHNGNFQTANAHWAKAEAASEQVSDKLSSLKNYVAGQAAFHKGFFKDAFDHHQAYMASLNIGGAVVEQDAYLQSLYFMILLCNKMKDRTAMLQYIEELESRVGSNSPAVALYKSWYKMRFEDIYGSDFVQETEAILNNAPDSPHLADLYDVAFEMLDYKGFDEQVARNATSKKTSLNRNLRITALLWLYKVRFKQGNQEDSAEKYLKLLKEEELSEREKEWIGEVK
- a CDS encoding MarR family winged helix-turn-helix transcriptional regulator, encoding MSQNSTKEESIVLGVIELASQILKRSSNITRRAGLTTQQWLILLYIKNDPNIPLSRERNLHHGVLASDIADALNVSRPNVTNLIHSLVEKDLITQTRDEDDKRRKRLELTDKAKALLAKIEPLRRDSNRILFEEMTDSDKQKLLNLLTQCFERIYWADSGRITI